ACTTTTAGCCATCATGGGCAATGCTTTTTCTAAGAAATGTTCTGAAGTTTCAGCAAATGCGTTCTTCAGCGGATGCCTTTCTGGCAAAGCTTTAGAAATGGATTTCATACACCAAGCTTTACTAAAGGAAAGCCCCACCAAATGCACAGTTTGGTAATCTTCCAAATCGCTGACAATCGGTATTTTAGAAATATTATCGATGCTTTTTTTATCATAAAAATTGTTGATCCAAACTTCAAAATCTTTTTGAGAGAGTACACGGCGCATAAGATCTGCAATTTCTAAACTCGGTGAGAAAAAATCCGAACCATCGGGCTCCAAATACGCTGGTGTTTTTTCATCTTTTAAATAAAAGTCTTTGGCTTTTTGTACAAGTTGATTTTCAAAATCTTTATCACCCACTTTCCTTGCCCAATCTATGGCAAAACCCATTGCAAAAGCAGAATTAGAATGTACACCTGTTCTGTTAGGATAGGTCTGCTTGGGAAGGTAAGTTTTCCACAATCTAAGAATCTCATCGGTCAACAGCTTCATATTTTGATGCCAAACTTTGGCTTTTGGATGCTGCCAAGTTGCGAGTTCTTCATCCAATTTTAATAACCAAGCCCAGCCGTAGGTGCGTTCAAAATTTTTTGCTAAATCATATTTGGTGAAATAAAGCGCTTCCTTTTTTAAAGCTTCGGCAGTAAAACTTTGATCCAAAATTCTTTCAATCTTTGAGGTTTGAAAAATATTAGGTTTCTCTTTTAAAATTTTTACCAACATCCAATGTCCATGCACCGAACTGTGCCAATCGAAACAGCCATAAAAGGAAGGATGCAAATCGCTTGGGCGCAGGCTAACCTCATGTACAGAATTAATGATATGTGCCGTTTTGTTAGGATATTCTTGCTGAATGCATTTGAGGGGCATCGTTGCTAATTGGTTTGCCAATTGATCTGACAATTCTGTTTTCTGAGCGGCCAGAGTGGAAGGTATTAATAAAAGGAGTCCTAGATATTTCATGTCAAGATTTATAAAAGTTCTAAAATACAAAAATCCCCTTCGTTACCGAAAGGGATTTTAAATATCTCAAAAAAGTTGGATTATTTTTTAGCGATACTTCTTGAAATTACAATTTTCTGAATTTCTGAAGTGCCTTCGTAGATCTGAGTGATTTTTGCATCACGCATGAATCGTTCTACGTGGTATTCTTTAACATAACCGTATCCACCGTGTACTTGTACAGCTTCAACCGTTGTATCCATCGCTACTTGTGACGCGTATAACTTCGCCATGGCACCACTTTCAGAAATATCCAGACCAGCATCTTTCTCTGCAGCCGCTTTAAAACAAAGCATTCTCGCCGCTGTAATATTAACATGCATATCTGCTAATTTGAAAGCAATAGCTTGGTGGTTGATAATTTCTGTTCCGAAAGCTTTTCTTTCTTTTGCATATTTTAACGCCAATTCGTAAGCACCAGAAGCGATACCTAAAGCTTGAGAAGCGATACCGATTCTACCACCATTCAACACAGCCATCGCAAAGTTGAACCCGAAACCGTCTTCACCAATTCTGTTTTCTTTTGGCACTTTCACATCTGTGAAAAGTAATGAGTGTGTATCACTACCTCTAATGCCTAATTTATCTTCTTTTGGTCCAATTTCGAAACCTTCCCAACCTCTTTCTACGATAAAGGCGTTGATACCTTTATGCTTCTTCTCTGGATCTGTCTGTGCAATAACGATATAATAAGATGCGTTACCACCGTTAGTAATCCAGTTTTTAGTACCGTTTAATAAATAATAATCACCTTTATCTTCTGCAGTTGTACGTTGAGATGTTGCGTCAGATCCAGCTTCTGGCTCAGACAATGCGAAAGCACCGATAACTTCTCCACTTGCAAGAGGTTTTAGATACTTCATTTTTTGCTCTTCACTAGCAAATTTTTCCAAACCTGCACAAACCAAAGAGTTGTTAACAGACATTACTACTGCTGCAGAAGCATCTACTTTTGCTATTTCTTCCATAGCTACAACATAAGAAACACTGTCAAGACCAGCTCCGCCGTATTTTGGATCAACCATCATACCTAGAAAGCCTAGCTCTCCCATTTTCTTAACTTGTTCTGTTGGGAATTTTTGATGCGTATCTCTTTCAATAACGCCAGGAAGCAATTCAGTCTGAGCGAAATCTCTTGCTGCTTGCTGAATCATCAGTTGTTCTTCTGATAAATTAAAATCCATATCAATTAAAAGTATTGTTTGCTTGTAAAATTACGATTTTTTAGGAAATTTAAAACGATATGTTATGAATAAAAAACAGCTTTGTTATTTTAAGAAAAAAAACTATATTTACGAAAATCAATAATTTATTTAAATTAATTAAAAACTTATCAAACTTTCAACTATATGTCTGTCAAAAGAACATTCGATTTTGCTCATAAGGCTCTAAATCAATATCCTAAAAATGATGCGTTGGTCACCAAAAAGAACGGAGAATGGAGAAAAACATCCACCTTAGAGTTTATTAACCAAGCAAACAAAATTTCGCGAGGACTACTAAAGCTAGGCATTAAGCCTGGTGACAAAATAGGATTGATAACTTCCACCAATCGTACAGAATGGAGCATCCTGGATTTGGGAATTTCCCAAATTGGCGCCATCAGCGTTCCTGTCTATCCAACAATTTCGGAGGAAGATTACGTTTATATTTTTAATAATGCAGAAATTAAATATTGTTTCGTTTCTGATGCTGAACTATATAAAAAAATAAAAATTGTGAAGCCAGAAGTCTCCTCATTGGCTGGCGTTTTTTGTTTTGACGATGTTGATGCCGCTCCCAATTGGAAAGAAATTCTGGATCTTGGTGAAGATGATGCCACACAAGAAGAAGTTAATGATTTGTCAAAAGGCATTCAGGAAGATGACGTGGTAACTTTGATCTATACTTCAGGAACCACAGGCCGACCAAAAGGTGTGATGCTGACCCATAAAAATATTGTTTCAAACGTATTAGGAAGCGATTCCAGAATTCCGCGGGATAAAAGTATTAATTACAAAGACCTTCGCGCACTGAGCTTCCTCCCAATCTGTCATATTTTCGAAAGAATGGTTTATTATATTTTCATTAATAATGGTATTTCTGTTTATTATGCGGAAAGCATCGAAAAAATTGGTGAAAATGTCAAAGAAGTAAAACCTCATTATATGACTGTAGTTCCGCGTTTGGTAGAAAAAGTTTATGACTCTATTTATAATAAAGGAACAGCTGCTGGAGGTTTAAAATCAAAAATATTCCTTTGGTCTATTTCCATTGCTGAAAAATACAACTTACAAGCGCCAAAATCTTTCGCACATATTATCGTGGATAAACTGGTTTTTAAAAAATGGAGAGAAGGTTTGGGCGGTAATTTAATAACATTAGTTTCGGGATCTGCCGCGCTTTCGTCCAGACTTAACAGAATGTTTCAAGCTGCAGGAATTCCAGTTTTGGAAGGTTATGGTTTAACAGAAACCTCGCCTGTAATTTCGGTAAATAGTTTCGAAAAAATGAGACTAGGCTCTGTGGGAGTTCCATTAGAAAACGTCACTGTCAAAATCGCTGCAGACGGCGAAATTATAGTAAAAGGACCTTCTGTCTTTAATGGTTATTATCAAGATGAGGAAAAAACCAAAGAAGCTTTTACCGAAGACGGCTATTTCAAAACTGGAGATATTGGACATATCGACGACGATGGATTCTTGTTTATTACCGATCGTAAAAAAGAAATGTTCAAAACTTCGGGAGGGAAATTTATCGCGCCTCAGGTCATTGAGAACCATGCAAAAGCTTCAAAGTTTATAGAACAAATTATGGTGGTCGGCGAAGGCGAAAAAATGCCAACAGCTTTGATACAGCCAGATTTCAATTTTGCGCAAAATTGGGCCAAACTTAAAAATATCACCATCGGCACAACACCAGAAGAAATTGCTAATAGTCCAGAATTAAAAGCTCGTATTTTGCAAGAAATGGAAACTTTAAATAAAAAACTGGGCAAATGGGAACAAATCAAAAAAATTGAATTGACACCAAAAGTTTGGAGTATTGATGATGGTCTATTGACGCCAACACTCAAATTAAAAAGAAAAGCGATAAAAGAAGCCTTCAACGATTTGTACGAAAGATTATACGACAGAAAATAAAATTAATTTTCTTCAACCTAAAAGAGGCTGTCTCAAAAGATAAACCAATGCTCTGAGAATCTTCTAAATGACAAAAGTTGTCAAACAGGAGTCCGAGAGAGGGGGTACTTTTGAAACAGCCTCTTTATTTTTTTGAAAAAATTGATAATCCTTATATTTGCATCCAACCTTTGTTACAAACAACATGACATTAACTCGAATTTTCGACATACCCTATATAACATTAAAAAAATACGCCAAACCCGATTACATCAATGACAAAATTGATGGCAGTTGGCGACATTACAGCACCGCAGAATTCATAGCAAAAAGCGACCAATTCTCGCGTGGACTAATAAAATTGGGACTAAAAAAGGGCGATAAAATAAGCTTAATAACCTCAACCAACAGAACCGAATGGTGTGTTATCGACCAAGCGGCCTTGCAATTAGGAATTATCACAGTTCCTATCTACCCTTCTATTTCTCAAGCAGATTGTGTGTATAATCTGGGAGATTCGGATTGTTTTTATTGTTTCGTTTCCGATGAAAAACTTTACAACAAAATTGATGAAATACGTAAAGATCTTCCATTATTAAAAGACATCTATACTTTTGACAAAGTTAAAAACGCTAAAAGCTGGAACGAGATTTTAGACTTAGGAAAAGATGAAAGCTCACAAGCAGATTTAGAGCAAATTAAAAAAGAAATTTACCCCGAAGATTTGGTGTCAATCATTTACACTTCTGGCACGACAGGAACACCGAAAGGCGTTATGCTGACACACAACAATATCGTACAAGATATGATTGGCTGCGAAGATAGAATTCCGCGTCGAGAAGGTGATGACAGCCGTGCGCTGAGCTTTTTGCCGATGTGTCACGTTTTTGAAAGAATGATTTTCTACCTTTTCACCTACAATGGTTTTGCAATCTATTTTGCCGAAAGCACCGATAAACTTAGTGAAAATCTTCAAGAGGTGAAACCACATTATATGACCGTTGTGCCGCGGGTTATTGAGAAAGTTTATGATTCTATTTACAAAAAAGGAACCGAAGCTGGCGGCATCAAAAAAAGAATTTTCTTATGGTCTTTAAAAATTGCTGAAAATTACAAACTAGGAACGCCGAAAACTTTTTGGCACCATATCGCCGACAAATTGGTGTTCTCAAAATGGCGTGCTGGTATTGGTGGCAATATTCTAACTTTGGTATCTGGCTCTGCTCCACTTTCAAAAAGATTGAACATCATGTTCCAAGCAGCG
This genomic stretch from Chryseobacterium sp. POL2 harbors:
- a CDS encoding DUF2891 domain-containing protein, with amino-acid sequence MKYLGLLLLIPSTLAAQKTELSDQLANQLATMPLKCIQQEYPNKTAHIINSVHEVSLRPSDLHPSFYGCFDWHSSVHGHWMLVKILKEKPNIFQTSKIERILDQSFTAEALKKEALYFTKYDLAKNFERTYGWAWLLKLDEELATWQHPKAKVWHQNMKLLTDEILRLWKTYLPKQTYPNRTGVHSNSAFAMGFAIDWARKVGDKDFENQLVQKAKDFYLKDEKTPAYLEPDGSDFFSPSLEIADLMRRVLSQKDFEVWINNFYDKKSIDNISKIPIVSDLEDYQTVHLVGLSFSKAWCMKSISKALPERHPLKNAFAETSEHFLEKALPMMAKSNYGGDHWLASFAVFAIMNQD
- a CDS encoding acyl-CoA dehydrogenase, producing MDFNLSEEQLMIQQAARDFAQTELLPGVIERDTHQKFPTEQVKKMGELGFLGMMVDPKYGGAGLDSVSYVVAMEEIAKVDASAAVVMSVNNSLVCAGLEKFASEEQKMKYLKPLASGEVIGAFALSEPEAGSDATSQRTTAEDKGDYYLLNGTKNWITNGGNASYYIVIAQTDPEKKHKGINAFIVERGWEGFEIGPKEDKLGIRGSDTHSLLFTDVKVPKENRIGEDGFGFNFAMAVLNGGRIGIASQALGIASGAYELALKYAKERKAFGTEIINHQAIAFKLADMHVNITAARMLCFKAAAEKDAGLDISESGAMAKLYASQVAMDTTVEAVQVHGGYGYVKEYHVERFMRDAKITQIYEGTSEIQKIVISRSIAKK
- a CDS encoding AMP-dependent synthetase/ligase, which encodes MSVKRTFDFAHKALNQYPKNDALVTKKNGEWRKTSTLEFINQANKISRGLLKLGIKPGDKIGLITSTNRTEWSILDLGISQIGAISVPVYPTISEEDYVYIFNNAEIKYCFVSDAELYKKIKIVKPEVSSLAGVFCFDDVDAAPNWKEILDLGEDDATQEEVNDLSKGIQEDDVVTLIYTSGTTGRPKGVMLTHKNIVSNVLGSDSRIPRDKSINYKDLRALSFLPICHIFERMVYYIFINNGISVYYAESIEKIGENVKEVKPHYMTVVPRLVEKVYDSIYNKGTAAGGLKSKIFLWSISIAEKYNLQAPKSFAHIIVDKLVFKKWREGLGGNLITLVSGSAALSSRLNRMFQAAGIPVLEGYGLTETSPVISVNSFEKMRLGSVGVPLENVTVKIAADGEIIVKGPSVFNGYYQDEEKTKEAFTEDGYFKTGDIGHIDDDGFLFITDRKKEMFKTSGGKFIAPQVIENHAKASKFIEQIMVVGEGEKMPTALIQPDFNFAQNWAKLKNITIGTTPEEIANSPELKARILQEMETLNKKLGKWEQIKKIELTPKVWSIDDGLLTPTLKLKRKAIKEAFNDLYERLYDRK
- a CDS encoding AMP-dependent synthetase/ligase produces the protein MTLTRIFDIPYITLKKYAKPDYINDKIDGSWRHYSTAEFIAKSDQFSRGLIKLGLKKGDKISLITSTNRTEWCVIDQAALQLGIITVPIYPSISQADCVYNLGDSDCFYCFVSDEKLYNKIDEIRKDLPLLKDIYTFDKVKNAKSWNEILDLGKDESSQADLEQIKKEIYPEDLVSIIYTSGTTGTPKGVMLTHNNIVQDMIGCEDRIPRREGDDSRALSFLPMCHVFERMIFYLFTYNGFAIYFAESTDKLSENLQEVKPHYMTVVPRVIEKVYDSIYKKGTEAGGIKKRIFLWSLKIAENYKLGTPKTFWHHIADKLVFSKWRAGIGGNILTLVSGSAPLSKRLNIMFQAARIPIQEGYGLTETSPVISVNSFEFMKIGSIGKPLFNVDVKIAEDGEICVKGPTVTQGYYKNPELSAQAFDAEAYFKTGDIGIIDKDGFLFITDRKKEMFKTSGGKYVAPQVIENLAKASLFIEQIMVVGEGEKMPTALVQPDFEYAKQWAKETNINIGTTPAEIAKNPVLKAAIEKEIINLNKNLGNWEQIKKIELTPEIWTEDNGMLTPTLKLKRKTIKEHFIKLYNKLYDR